The Clostridia bacterium genomic interval AAAAGATATACCAGATATAGATATCGAAAGGGGAAAAAGTTATTCTATATTATTATTATTCTAATAACTTTTATCTTTTCATTCATCATGATTGATAGAAACATAAAACCTACAGTACTTGCTATGTCTGAGGCAAAAGCAAGAGTTATTGCTACTAAAGCAATAAATGATGGTATTTATGAAAAATTGGGCGAAAGTGTAGATTATGAAGAACTGATAAATGTACTAAGGGACACAAATGGCAATATAACGATGCTTCAAGCCAATACAGTAAAAATGAATAAATTATCATCTGAAACTGCTTTGAGTATACAAGAGAAAATAATTGATGTGGGTACTAGGGGGATAAGTATTCCTTTAGGGACTGCATTCGGGAGCCAAATGCTAGCAAACATGGGTCCTGATATAAACATTAAAATATTACCTTATGGTGCAGTAGAGGCTGATTTTGTAACTGAATTCGAAAATGCAGGCATCAATCAGACTAGACATAAGATTTACTTAAAAGTCACAACTGCTGTAAGAATAGTTGTCCCCCTAACAAGTGAAAAAATTTCAGTTACAACACATGTTCCAATAGCTGAAACTATAATAGTTGGAAATGTACCAGATAGCTATGTTAATGTAGATGAAAAAGATAAAATGTATAACTTGATTCCAAGAAAATAGTTAATATAATATTATACATTAAATCTGAACACAACTACATCTCCATCTTGCATCACGTAATCTTTTCCTTCAAGCCTTATAAGTCCTTTATCTCTTGCGGCTGAATATGATCCACATTTTAGTAAGTTTTCATAGGAAATAACTTCAGCTCTTATAAAGCCTCTTTCAAAATCAGTATGAATTTTCCCAGCAGCCTGAGGGGCTTTTGTTCCTTTCTTTATTGTCCAAGCTCGCACCTCTTTAGGACCTGCAGTGAGAAAGCTAATTAAGTCTAATAATTTGTAGCTAGCTTTTACCAGCCTGTCCAATCCAGATTGCTCAAGATTTAATTCTTTTAAAAACTCTTTTTTTTCACTTGGATCAAGTTGAGAAATTTCATCTTCAATTTTACCACATATATATATTAATTGTGAATCTTCTTGTTTAACGTATTTTTCTAGCATCTTATACTGTGAATTGTTTTGCACACCTTCTAATAAATTTTCTTCACTGACATTGGCTACATATAGTACAGGCTTATAAGTCAATAAATTTAACTGTTTTACAAAATCTAAGTCTTCCTCAGGGAAACTTATATTTCTAGCGACATTGCCTGATTCAAGAGATTCTATAAGTTCAATAAGGATTTCAAGTTCTCTTTTGGCAATTTTATCACCGGATTTAGCAATCTTTTCAGTTTTTGCCCTTCGCCTTTGAAGTATTTCTAAATCTGAAAATATCAGTTCAAGGTTTATTGTTTCTATATCCCTCCCGGGATTTATGCTACCTTCCACATGTATAATGTTGTCATCTGAAAAACAACGCACTACATGTACAATAGCTTCTACTTCTCGTATATGTGATAAAAACTTGTTTCCAAGTCCTTCACCTTTGCTTGCCCCTTTTACAAGACCTGCTATATCATAAAATTCTATAGTAGTAGGCGTTACTTTTTCGGGATGAACAAGCTGTGCAAGTTTGTCCAAT includes:
- the ychF gene encoding redox-regulated ATPase YchF produces the protein MKLGIVGLPNVGKSTIFNALTAAGAESANYPFCTIDPNVGVVPVPDGRLDKLAQLVHPEKVTPTTIEFYDIAGLVKGASKGEGLGNKFLSHIREVEAIVHVVRCFSDDNIIHVEGSINPGRDIETINLELIFSDLEILQRRRAKTEKIAKSGDKIAKRELEILIELIESLESGNVARNISFPEEDLDFVKQLNLLTYKPVLYVANVSEENLLEGVQNNSQYKMLEKYVKQEDSQLIYICGKIEDEISQLDPSEKKEFLKELNLEQSGLDRLVKASYKLLDLISFLTAGPKEVRAWTIKKGTKAPQAAGKIHTDFERGFIRAEVISYENLLKCGSYSAARDKGLIRLEGKDYVMQDGDVVVFRFNV
- the yunB gene encoding sporulation protein YunB; the encoded protein is MKRYTRYRYRKGKKLFYIIIILITFIFSFIMIDRNIKPTVLAMSEAKARVIATKAINDGIYEKLGESVDYEELINVLRDTNGNITMLQANTVKMNKLSSETALSIQEKIIDVGTRGISIPLGTAFGSQMLANMGPDINIKILPYGAVEADFVTEFENAGINQTRHKIYLKVTTAVRIVVPLTSEKISVTTHVPIAETIIVGNVPDSYVNVDEKDKMYNLIPRK